A part of Magnetospirillum sp. ME-1 genomic DNA contains:
- the hemA gene encoding 5-aminolevulinate synthase, which translates to MDYEHYFTKRIADLKSEGRYRVFADLERQKGRFPIALNYRDGEVSEVVVWCSNDYLGMGQHPEVIAAAHEALERCGAGAGGTRNISGTNHYHVLLEEELAGFNAKEASLLFTSGYVANQTTLSTLGATIPGLVVFSDELNHNSMIEGIRHGRSSKHVFRHNDPEHLEQLLSAYPKETPKLVAFESVYSMDGDIAPIAEICDVAEAHNAMTFLDEVHAVGMYGAQGSGVAERDGVRDRITIIQGTLAKAIGVVGGYIAASASCVDYVRSFGPGFIFSSSMPPATAAAALASIRFLRAHPEIRDQHQERAATAKRLLSARGIPVLPSVSHIVPVMVGNAALCKQASDLLLTDYGIYVQPINYPTVPVGTERLRITPTPLHDDAMMAHLVDSFCAVWDRLDLHKAHHPKSVKAAE; encoded by the coding sequence ATGGATTACGAGCATTACTTCACCAAGCGGATCGCCGACCTCAAGAGCGAGGGGCGCTACCGGGTGTTCGCCGATCTGGAACGCCAGAAGGGCCGCTTCCCCATTGCCCTGAACTATCGCGATGGCGAGGTCAGCGAAGTGGTGGTGTGGTGCTCCAACGACTATCTCGGCATGGGCCAGCATCCCGAGGTGATCGCCGCCGCCCATGAGGCGCTGGAGCGCTGCGGCGCCGGCGCCGGCGGCACCCGCAACATCTCGGGCACCAATCACTATCACGTGCTGCTGGAAGAGGAACTGGCCGGCTTCAACGCCAAGGAGGCGTCGCTGCTGTTCACCTCGGGCTATGTGGCCAACCAGACCACGCTGTCGACCCTGGGCGCCACCATTCCCGGCCTCGTGGTGTTCTCCGACGAGCTCAACCACAATTCCATGATCGAGGGCATCCGCCACGGCCGCTCGTCCAAGCACGTGTTCCGCCACAACGACCCGGAACACCTGGAGCAGCTGCTGTCGGCCTATCCGAAGGAGACGCCCAAGCTGGTGGCCTTCGAATCCGTCTATTCCATGGACGGCGACATCGCCCCCATCGCCGAGATCTGCGACGTGGCCGAGGCCCACAACGCCATGACCTTCCTGGACGAGGTCCATGCCGTGGGCATGTACGGGGCACAAGGCTCGGGCGTCGCCGAGCGCGACGGGGTGCGCGATCGCATCACCATCATCCAGGGCACGCTGGCCAAGGCCATCGGCGTGGTGGGCGGCTATATCGCCGCCTCCGCCTCCTGCGTCGATTACGTGCGCAGCTTCGGCCCCGGCTTCATCTTCTCGTCCTCCATGCCGCCGGCCACCGCGGCGGCCGCCCTGGCCTCCATCCGTTTCCTGCGCGCCCATCCCGAGATCAGGGACCAGCACCAGGAACGCGCCGCCACGGCCAAGCGCCTGCTGTCGGCCCGCGGCATTCCGGTGCTGCCCTCGGTCAGCCACATCGTGCCGGTGATGGTGGGCAACGCCGCGCTGTGCAAGCAGGCCAGCGACCTGCTGCTCACCGATTACGGCATCTATGTCCAGCCCATCAACTATCCCACCGTCCCGGTGGGCACCGAGCGGCTGCGCATCACGCCCACCCCGCTGCACGATGACGCCATGATGGCCCATCTGGTGGATTCGTTCTGCGCCGTGTGGGACCGGCTGGACCTGCACAAGGCCCACCATCCGAAATCGGTCAAGGCGGCGGAGTAG
- a CDS encoding aspartate aminotransferase family protein, with protein MPMRASNRTIAEKDVDSVLHPYTNLKRHPEVGPLVITRGEGVKVYDEAGKDYIEGLAGLWCTSLGWGEERLVEAAAAQMRRLPFYHLFSHKAHDAGVELCARLLEMAPVPMSKVFLAGSGSEANDTAIKLIHYRANALGLPHKKKIIAREKAYHGVTVATASLTGLVNNQRSFDLPIPGVLRAACPHHYRFGRKGEGEEEFSTRLAEELEAQILAEGPDTVAAFFAEPVMGAGGVIVPPAGYFPKIQAVLDRYDVLLVVDEVICGFGRTGRMFGTETFGIRPDMMTLAKGLSSGYAPISALMVNERVYAPIAEESGRIGVFGHGYTYGGHPVSAAVAVETLNIYAERDILAHVAKVGPVLQAGLRNFRDHPLVGEARGIGLIGALELVADKETRAPFPPELTVGARVVAKAQTNGVILRAMGDAVAFAPPLVISESEIREMLRRFGQALDEAHGELGHG; from the coding sequence ATGCCCATGCGCGCCAGCAATCGAACCATCGCCGAGAAGGACGTTGATTCGGTCCTGCATCCCTACACCAATCTGAAGCGCCACCCGGAGGTGGGGCCGCTGGTCATCACACGCGGTGAAGGCGTCAAGGTCTATGACGAGGCGGGCAAGGACTACATCGAGGGTCTGGCCGGGCTGTGGTGCACGTCGCTGGGCTGGGGCGAGGAGCGCCTGGTGGAAGCCGCCGCCGCCCAGATGCGGCGCCTTCCCTTCTATCACCTGTTCAGCCACAAGGCCCATGATGCCGGCGTCGAGCTGTGCGCCCGCCTGCTGGAGATGGCCCCCGTCCCCATGTCCAAGGTCTTCCTGGCCGGATCGGGGTCCGAGGCCAACGACACCGCCATCAAGCTGATCCATTACCGCGCCAATGCGCTGGGCCTGCCCCATAAGAAGAAGATCATCGCCCGCGAGAAGGCCTATCACGGCGTCACCGTGGCCACCGCCTCGCTGACCGGGCTGGTCAACAACCAGCGCTCGTTCGATCTGCCCATTCCCGGCGTGCTGCGGGCCGCCTGCCCCCACCATTACCGCTTCGGCCGCAAGGGTGAGGGCGAGGAGGAGTTCTCCACCCGCCTGGCCGAGGAGCTCGAGGCGCAGATCCTGGCCGAGGGGCCCGACACCGTCGCCGCCTTCTTCGCCGAGCCGGTGATGGGCGCCGGAGGGGTGATCGTGCCGCCCGCCGGCTACTTCCCCAAGATCCAGGCGGTGCTGGACAGGTACGACGTGCTGCTGGTGGTCGACGAGGTGATCTGCGGCTTCGGACGCACCGGACGGATGTTCGGCACCGAGACCTTCGGCATCCGCCCCGACATGATGACCCTGGCCAAGGGCCTGTCGTCAGGCTACGCCCCCATCTCGGCCCTGATGGTCAACGAGCGGGTCTACGCCCCAATCGCCGAGGAATCGGGGCGTATCGGGGTGTTCGGCCACGGCTACACCTATGGCGGTCACCCGGTCTCGGCCGCCGTAGCGGTGGAGACGCTGAACATCTATGCCGAACGCGACATCCTAGCCCATGTGGCCAAGGTGGGGCCGGTGCTGCAGGCGGGACTGCGGAACTTCCGCGACCATCCCCTGGTGGGCGAAGCCCGCGGCATCGGCCTGATCGGCGCCCTGGAACTGGTGGCGGACAAAGAGACCCGCGCCCCCTTCCCGCCCGAGCTGACGGTGGGGGCCAGGGTGGTGGCCAAGGCCCAGACCAACGGCGTCATCCTGCGCGCCATGGGCGACGCGGTGGCCTTCGCCCCGCCCCTGGTCATCTCGGAAAGCGAAATCCGAGAGATGCTGCGGCGGTTCGGGCAAGCGCTTGACGAAGCTCATGGCGAGCTTGGTCACGGATAA
- a CDS encoding MobA/MobL family protein, producing MEVRIIGGRSATGAAAYRSTSTMTSALAAAAYRACDRLDGTRAVDGIRQAHTWDYSSKTGLAWSEILIPARAPDWMRDRQRLWSAVDAKETRKDAQYARELLATLPRELPLEAAIAAFRSWVSENVVALGMVADICVHAYGTALDPRKPEQARRLLEIVDPAWPIYDMPTNGMTPDKIPDGPHVLRYPNGMLRVYQPHAHVMLTMRSLTKDGFGNKERSWNRQAQLYAWRQGWEGAYNALLAAHGSSEVVQSKAAWKREMDAAHDAGDDAEVERLSQTFSPRAVDAGGGYYAALDGRPPHDPNQFQVTPMDFNKALQEQKVRTQRALQDQDDMYAATELELVGELRHSQKEAAKAKAENEQMAEQLTAAETERDHAIVLADRTTTKVRILGDLLTEAAQQQQIARSDAEGRKQKIQVLEIRSAELEAKVSSATADLESIRRQAEAAQQAQRDEKASRARAERELREQTILLDDMADYVTGAHKYRPRIADDATAIGRLMVHAEDQGKRLQQAETAIKGLADGVSHLVQSVANRLAAKLGNWLIERWNRIAGSVRGDSPLVAHLLPPPLTMAPATETSGAPTNPPTPTDPERIKAAPQAQDVPVPTRDVPSRNAEGPMWLAPTATRKEREALRAKLGAMDNMMVWAIRDVTLVAAEEAEAKGDRHSGYHLALAEIDACLGMLNAATATIARASTKGAAVVSPAVSVGRPLSGSPTNPAETKQPSRLNPTPPKIPPAAQLPKAKSANVLKPPAR from the coding sequence ATGGAGGTGCGTATTATTGGTGGTAGGTCAGCAACGGGCGCGGCGGCCTATCGCTCGACCAGCACGATGACGTCGGCGCTTGCCGCTGCGGCCTATCGCGCTTGTGACCGTCTGGATGGCACCAGGGCGGTGGACGGAATCCGGCAAGCACATACCTGGGACTACAGCAGCAAAACTGGGTTGGCGTGGTCGGAAATTCTGATTCCCGCCCGTGCGCCGGACTGGATGCGGGATCGCCAACGCCTTTGGTCGGCGGTTGACGCCAAGGAGACCCGTAAGGACGCCCAATATGCTCGCGAGCTGCTGGCGACCTTGCCGCGCGAGCTGCCGCTGGAGGCTGCCATCGCCGCATTCCGCAGTTGGGTGTCGGAGAACGTCGTCGCCCTGGGCATGGTGGCCGATATCTGTGTGCACGCCTATGGCACCGCGCTTGATCCGCGCAAGCCGGAGCAGGCGCGACGCCTGCTGGAGATCGTCGATCCGGCTTGGCCGATCTACGACATGCCCACCAATGGCATGACGCCGGACAAGATTCCGGACGGCCCCCATGTCCTGCGCTATCCCAACGGCATGCTGCGCGTCTATCAGCCCCATGCCCATGTGATGTTGACCATGCGCTCGCTGACCAAGGACGGCTTTGGCAACAAAGAGAGATCCTGGAATCGGCAAGCCCAATTGTATGCCTGGCGGCAGGGTTGGGAGGGCGCTTACAACGCCCTGCTGGCCGCCCATGGCAGCTCCGAGGTGGTCCAATCGAAAGCCGCGTGGAAACGTGAAATGGATGCCGCCCATGATGCTGGCGATGACGCTGAAGTCGAGCGGCTGAGCCAGACATTTTCACCCCGCGCGGTCGATGCCGGCGGAGGCTATTACGCCGCCCTCGATGGGCGGCCACCCCATGATCCCAATCAATTTCAGGTAACACCGATGGATTTCAATAAAGCCTTGCAGGAACAAAAGGTAAGGACGCAACGCGCGTTGCAGGACCAGGATGACATGTATGCCGCCACCGAACTCGAACTGGTGGGCGAACTGAGGCACAGCCAGAAAGAGGCCGCCAAGGCCAAAGCCGAGAACGAGCAAATGGCGGAGCAGCTCACGGCGGCGGAAACCGAACGCGACCATGCCATCGTGCTGGCAGACCGGACGACGACCAAGGTGAGGATCCTGGGGGATCTGCTGACGGAGGCGGCGCAGCAGCAACAGATCGCCCGATCGGATGCCGAGGGGCGGAAGCAGAAGATTCAGGTTCTGGAGATTAGGTCGGCCGAGCTTGAGGCCAAGGTGAGCAGCGCCACCGCCGACCTGGAATCAATCCGCCGTCAGGCCGAGGCCGCTCAGCAGGCACAACGGGACGAAAAGGCCAGCCGCGCCAGGGCCGAACGCGAGCTCCGCGAACAGACCATCCTGTTGGACGACATGGCCGATTACGTCACGGGCGCGCACAAATATCGTCCTCGGATTGCCGATGACGCCACCGCCATCGGCCGATTGATGGTCCACGCCGAGGATCAGGGCAAGAGGCTCCAGCAGGCGGAAACGGCGATCAAGGGTTTGGCCGATGGGGTCTCCCATCTCGTCCAGTCCGTCGCGAATCGTTTGGCAGCGAAGTTGGGGAATTGGCTGATCGAGCGGTGGAATCGCATTGCTGGCTCAGTCCGAGGCGATTCGCCTCTGGTGGCTCACTTGCTCCCGCCGCCGCTGACCATGGCTCCGGCCACCGAAACGTCGGGTGCCCCGACAAATCCGCCCACTCCGACTGACCCCGAACGGATCAAGGCAGCGCCTCAAGCTCAAGATGTCCCGGTCCCGACCAGGGATGTCCCCAGCCGCAATGCCGAGGGTCCGATGTGGCTTGCTCCCACCGCCACGCGAAAAGAGAGAGAGGCTCTGAGGGCGAAGTTGGGCGCGATGGACAACATGATGGTGTGGGCAATTCGTGATGTCACCCTGGTTGCCGCCGAAGAAGCAGAGGCCAAAGGCGATCGCCATAGCGGCTATCATCTGGCATTGGCCGAGATCGATGCCTGCCTCGGAATGCTCAATGCGGCCACCGCGACCATCGCCAGAGCATCAACCAAAGGAGCTGCGGTGGTGTCGCCAGCAGTTTCGGTAGGCCGCCCATTGTCGGGTTCCCCGACAAATCCGGCAGAAACCAAGCAACCATCACGCCTGAATCCGACTCCGCCAAAGATACCGCCGGCAGCCCAATTGCCCAAAGCCAAGTCGGCCAATGTGCTCAAGCCGCCCGCTCGATAG
- a CDS encoding AAA family ATPase has protein sequence MIKATNNTTHFHHSTPVVRVQTASELTPKPYDWIWRGWLAAGKMHILAGSPGTAKTTVALSMAATITRGGTWPDGSKSPKGDVLIWSGEDDIDDTLLPRALACGCDPKRLHFVRDVGHRGRNRPFDPATDMNGLLDVAYEQPNLKLVIVEPMVSLVAGSSNSNSAVRKAYQPLITMAVERGCPLLGITHFNKAGKGTDPLDRVTGSLAFGGLARMVMCAAKPANLSLPNRLVRAKSNLCKSGDGFDYAIVHTHLDSDPIIETNCIEWGQAVFGSATDLLAEIEQPRRSDGRETKLDQAVTWMAAALADGSVPSAALWDAAEQAGISKATYRRARDVLGLVSEKGGFGDGWNIGLPN, from the coding sequence ATGATAAAAGCAACTAATAATACAACACATTTCCACCATTCTACCCCCGTCGTACGTGTCCAGACTGCCTCGGAGTTGACCCCAAAGCCCTATGATTGGATATGGCGGGGATGGTTGGCCGCAGGCAAGATGCACATCCTAGCCGGAAGCCCCGGCACCGCCAAAACGACCGTGGCCCTCAGCATGGCGGCGACCATTACCCGTGGCGGAACCTGGCCGGATGGCTCCAAATCTCCCAAAGGGGATGTGCTTATCTGGTCGGGCGAGGACGATATCGATGACACATTGCTGCCACGTGCCCTGGCTTGCGGATGTGATCCCAAGCGTCTGCATTTTGTTCGTGACGTCGGTCACCGTGGGCGGAATCGGCCATTCGATCCGGCGACCGACATGAACGGTCTGCTCGATGTCGCCTACGAGCAGCCCAATCTGAAGCTTGTGATCGTCGAGCCCATGGTGTCCCTGGTCGCAGGCAGCAGCAACTCTAACTCGGCCGTGCGCAAGGCTTACCAGCCGCTCATCACCATGGCCGTGGAGCGAGGCTGCCCTCTGCTCGGTATTACCCACTTTAACAAGGCAGGTAAGGGCACGGATCCGCTGGACCGGGTGACCGGATCACTGGCATTCGGTGGGCTGGCCCGCATGGTGATGTGCGCCGCCAAGCCTGCCAATCTATCTTTGCCGAACCGTCTGGTCCGGGCCAAATCCAACTTATGCAAGAGTGGTGACGGCTTCGATTACGCGATCGTCCACACTCATTTGGACAGCGATCCAATCATCGAGACAAACTGCATCGAGTGGGGTCAAGCCGTCTTCGGATCGGCCACCGACCTCCTCGCCGAAATTGAGCAACCACGCCGGAGTGATGGCCGCGAAACCAAGCTGGATCAGGCCGTCACTTGGATGGCCGCCGCCCTTGCCGATGGCTCCGTGCCATCGGCGGCATTATGGGATGCAGCCGAGCAAGCCGGCATCTCAAAGGCAACCTATCGCCGAGCCAGGGACGTCCTGGGCCTCGTCTCCGAAAAGGGCGGCTTCGGTGATGGCTGGAACATCGGCCTGCCCAATTAG